A window of Rufibacter sp. LB8 contains these coding sequences:
- a CDS encoding TetR family transcriptional regulator, with protein MSAALQIELNQKLFLRNPDQTELGRTIIKESIRLIDDLGFEHFTFKKLANHIQSTEASVYRYF; from the coding sequence ATGAGTGCAGCCTTACAGATTGAACTGAACCAAAAGCTTTTCTTACGCAACCCAGACCAGACAGAACTGGGCCGGACCATTATCAAAGAAAGCATCAGGTTGATAGATGACTTGGGGTTTGAGCATTTCACTTTTAAGAAGCTGGCCAACCATATTCAGAGCACGGAGGCGTCTGTGTACCGGTATTTTTAG